The Sulfitobacter sp. S223 genome has a window encoding:
- a CDS encoding acyl carrier protein, giving the protein MNVKDQVITIIAEQAVLEPEDVTLDSTLESLGIDSLGLVESIFAIEEAFDITVPFNANNPSESDFDISTVASIIAGIERLRAEQSAV; this is encoded by the coding sequence ATGAACGTCAAAGATCAGGTCATCACCATCATCGCCGAACAGGCCGTGCTGGAGCCCGAAGACGTCACGCTCGACAGCACTTTGGAGAGCCTTGGCATCGACAGTCTGGGGTTGGTTGAAAGCATTTTTGCGATTGAGGAAGCTTTCGACATCACGGTGCCGTTCAATGCCAACAATCCGTCCGAGTCTGATTTCGACATCAGCACTGTGGCCAGCATCATCGCAGGCATAGAACGCCTGCGCGCCGAGCAGTCTGCCGTATGA
- the lpxD gene encoding UDP-3-O-(3-hydroxymyristoyl)glucosamine N-acyltransferase produces the protein MTHTIKDIALALGAEALGATDIVITRAAEPGMAGPDDLALAMNPKFAETLTQGRARAAMVWQGADWEALGLEAVIIAPRPRFAMSGLTKLLDNGQGFDVGIHQTAFVDPEAELGDGVSVGPLAVISKGAKIGAGSVIGPQCFVGWNATLGEEAYLREAVSIGARVTIGDRFIAQPGARIGGDGFSFVTAEPSNVESVRKTLGDQGEAKAQDWTRINSLGSVTIGSDVEIGMGATIDCGTIRDTIIGDGTKLDNQVHLGHNVVVGRNCLICGQVGVAGSATIGDNVVLAGQCGVSDNIFVGDGVIAGGGTKLMSNVPAGRTMLGYPATQMDKQVEGYKALRRLPRLMRDVAELKKSIFKDPSDT, from the coding sequence ATGACCCACACCATCAAAGATATTGCACTGGCGTTGGGGGCTGAAGCCCTCGGCGCCACTGACATTGTGATCACGCGTGCCGCCGAACCTGGCATGGCGGGGCCGGATGATCTGGCGCTTGCGATGAATCCCAAATTTGCGGAAACCCTGACCCAAGGCCGCGCCCGTGCCGCCATGGTTTGGCAAGGCGCGGATTGGGAAGCCTTGGGGCTTGAGGCCGTTATCATCGCGCCGCGCCCGCGCTTTGCGATGTCCGGCCTGACAAAGCTGCTTGATAACGGACAGGGCTTTGACGTTGGCATCCATCAAACCGCATTTGTCGATCCTGAGGCCGAGCTTGGCGACGGCGTAAGCGTTGGCCCTTTGGCCGTCATTTCCAAAGGTGCGAAGATCGGGGCCGGATCGGTAATCGGTCCACAGTGTTTTGTCGGCTGGAACGCCACGCTGGGCGAAGAAGCATATTTGCGCGAAGCCGTTAGCATCGGCGCACGCGTCACCATCGGTGACCGCTTCATCGCGCAACCGGGTGCGCGCATTGGCGGCGACGGTTTTTCTTTTGTGACCGCAGAACCCAGCAACGTTGAATCTGTCCGCAAAACTCTGGGCGATCAGGGTGAGGCAAAAGCGCAGGACTGGACGCGCATCAATTCGCTCGGATCGGTCACCATTGGAAGCGATGTGGAGATCGGCATGGGGGCCACCATCGATTGCGGAACCATCCGCGATACGATCATTGGCGACGGAACCAAGCTCGATAACCAAGTGCATTTGGGCCATAATGTTGTGGTCGGGCGCAACTGCCTGATCTGCGGGCAGGTGGGTGTTGCAGGATCGGCTACAATCGGGGACAACGTGGTGCTGGCCGGACAATGTGGGGTAAGCGACAACATTTTTGTGGGCGACGGGGTGATTGCCGGCGGCGGGACCAAGTTAATGTCAAATGTTCCTGCGGGCCGAACCATGCTGGGCTATCCGGCCACCCAAATGGACAAACAGGTCGAAGGCTACAAGGCGCTACGCCGCTTGCCACGCCTGATGCGCGATGTGGCCGAATTGAAGAAATCTATTTTCAAAGACCCATCTGATACCTAA
- a CDS encoding murein L,D-transpeptidase — protein MLPTMRFPIAPRPVLFALALGAIFLAPQQQAQAQVTAFKQAVAETGARDDAIAEFYRAQDFEGVWTGTDQVHAARRSALLNALRRAGDHGLPVARYDADALERQMRNARSVRDLGIIEVEMTRMFLQYARDIQSGALVPQNVVSAIKREVEYTDRAELISGLLAAQPAAYLRGLAPRTVEYGSLMKQKMLLQEKSRTGGWGPTVNVSSLKPGDSGPAVLALRNRLMTMGYLGRTNARAYDTAMTAAVQSFQKAHGLEQDGVAGAGTIKELNESIDTRLKSVLVAMERERWLHRERGKRHILVNIPDFTAKIIDDGRITFETRSVVGANKEDRPTPEFSDEMDHMVINPSWYVPRSIVVNEYLPALRNNPNAVRHIEITDRRGRVINRSSANFAKYSARNFPYSMRQPPSRSNALGLVKFMFPNKYNIYLHDTPAKSLFSREVRAYSHGCIRLNDPFDFGYALLAKQEADPKGYFQSQLRTGREARVNLKEPVPVHIIYRTAFTDARGNLNFRRDIYGRDARIWDALQKAGVELNLVQG, from the coding sequence ATGCTGCCGACGATGCGATTCCCGATTGCACCAAGACCCGTCCTTTTCGCATTGGCGCTCGGCGCAATTTTCCTGGCTCCCCAGCAGCAGGCACAAGCACAGGTCACAGCCTTCAAACAGGCGGTGGCAGAGACAGGCGCACGCGATGATGCCATTGCCGAATTCTATCGCGCACAGGATTTTGAGGGCGTCTGGACTGGTACCGATCAGGTGCATGCAGCGCGGCGTTCTGCCTTGCTGAACGCGCTGCGCCGCGCCGGTGATCATGGTTTGCCGGTGGCACGCTATGACGCAGACGCGCTTGAGCGCCAGATGCGCAATGCGCGGTCAGTTCGTGATCTGGGCATTATCGAAGTCGAGATGACACGGATGTTCCTGCAGTATGCCCGCGATATCCAAAGTGGCGCGCTGGTTCCCCAGAACGTCGTAAGCGCGATCAAACGCGAAGTTGAGTACACGGATCGGGCTGAGCTGATCTCGGGGTTGCTGGCGGCGCAGCCTGCGGCTTATCTCCGCGGCCTCGCGCCGCGCACCGTGGAATACGGTTCCTTAATGAAGCAAAAGATGCTGCTGCAGGAAAAATCCCGTACCGGCGGATGGGGACCGACTGTGAACGTGTCATCGCTCAAGCCCGGCGATTCCGGTCCGGCAGTTCTGGCACTGCGCAACCGGCTTATGACCATGGGCTATCTGGGGCGCACCAACGCGCGCGCCTATGACACGGCAATGACCGCCGCAGTCCAAAGCTTTCAGAAAGCCCATGGACTTGAGCAAGACGGCGTCGCCGGCGCAGGCACCATCAAAGAGCTGAACGAGAGTATCGACACGCGGCTCAAATCCGTGCTGGTTGCCATGGAGCGCGAGCGTTGGTTGCACCGCGAACGGGGCAAGCGGCATATCCTCGTCAACATTCCCGACTTCACCGCCAAAATCATCGACGACGGGCGCATCACCTTTGAAACCCGTTCCGTGGTGGGCGCCAACAAGGAAGACCGTCCCACACCCGAATTTTCGGACGAGATGGACCACATGGTCATTAACCCAAGCTGGTATGTCCCGCGTTCAATTGTGGTAAACGAATATCTTCCGGCGTTACGAAACAACCCCAATGCCGTGCGCCACATCGAGATCACCGACCGACGTGGCCGTGTGATCAACCGGTCGTCGGCAAATTTCGCCAAATATAGCGCGCGGAACTTCCCGTATTCCATGCGCCAGCCTCCTAGCCGGTCAAACGCATTGGGTCTGGTGAAGTTCATGTTCCCGAACAAATACAACATCTATCTGCATGACACGCCTGCAAAATCCTTGTTCAGCCGCGAAGTGCGGGCCTACAGCCATGGCTGTATTCGTTTAAACGACCCGTTTGATTTCGGTTATGCGTTGCTGGCAAAACAGGAAGCCGACCCAAAAGGCTATTTCCAGTCCCAACTGCGCACAGGTCGCGAAGCCCGTGTTAACCTGAAAGAACCGGTACCGGTCCACATCATCTACCGCACAGCCTTCACTGATGCGCGCGGCAACCTGAATTTCCGCCGGGATATTTACGGGCGGGATGCGCGGATCTGGGATGCGCTGCAAAAGGCGGGGGTGGAACTCAACCTCGTTCAGGGTTAA
- a CDS encoding DUF882 domain-containing protein, which translates to MALNSSTGMTRRGLLGAFAATAVTAAPTFANAAGFLRGAGDIRRIKMYSGRTGERIDMIYWIEGDYIADAVKEVNYFMRDWRTNDAIKMDLRTVDIMAAAHNLLDVNEPYMLLSGYRSPKTNAMLRSRSRGVAKNSLHMRGQAADLRLSSRSVGQMAKAAAVCRGGGVGRYSGSNFVHMDCGTVRTWGG; encoded by the coding sequence ATGGCACTTAACAGTTCAACGGGTATGACCCGCCGCGGCCTTCTTGGTGCATTCGCGGCAACGGCAGTTACGGCAGCTCCGACATTCGCGAACGCAGCAGGTTTTCTGCGTGGCGCAGGCGATATCCGCCGGATCAAGATGTATTCCGGCCGCACGGGCGAACGCATCGATATGATCTACTGGATCGAAGGCGATTACATCGCCGATGCTGTCAAGGAAGTGAATTATTTCATGCGCGACTGGCGCACCAACGACGCGATCAAAATGGATCTGCGTACCGTTGACATCATGGCAGCGGCCCACAACCTTTTGGATGTGAACGAGCCCTATATGCTGTTGTCCGGATACCGCAGCCCGAAAACCAACGCCATGCTGCGTTCGCGTTCAAGAGGTGTTGCCAAGAATTCGCTGCACATGCGTGGTCAGGCAGCCGACCTGCGTCTCAGCTCTCGAAGTGTTGGACAAATGGCCAAAGCGGCCGCTGTATGTCGTGGTGGCGGCGTTGGTCGTTATTCCGGCTCGAACTTTGTTCATATGGATTGCGGCACAGTACGCACATGGGGCGGCTAA
- a CDS encoding sodium:proton antiporter yields MTFLQITSLLIVLAGAFGTINYLYLRLPSAIGILVVSLLASFVLLGIDRVMPELNIADTVRGIVTGIDFSEALLEGMLGLLLFAGALHVKIGDLRQQWRVVFLMATLGIALSTLIVGFGFSWLTGMPLMMALVFGALISPTDPVAVLGVLREAELPKALETKIAGESLFNDGVGYVVFLVLVGLAFPHGESHGAAGSPLANAALLFFQEAVGGAVLGLVLGWLTFRVMRRIDDYALEVLLTLGLAFGGYELAVWLHVSAPIMAVCAGLLIGDVGTAKGMSEQTRTYVAGFWELIDEILNAVLFLLIGFEVFAIVFADNILFTAAAAIALALVARLVAVAVPVMLLRPFRSFNAGVVPIMTWGGLKGGISVALALSLPESEWKPLILTCTYVIVVFSIIVQGLTVAKLANRVGRAPDMV; encoded by the coding sequence ATGACCTTCTTGCAAATCACCTCACTTCTTATCGTGCTTGCCGGCGCGTTCGGAACCATCAACTACCTCTATCTCCGCCTGCCCTCTGCGATCGGTATTCTGGTGGTGTCGTTGCTGGCATCCTTTGTTCTGCTTGGAATTGATCGTGTGATGCCCGAGCTGAACATCGCTGACACAGTCCGCGGCATTGTCACCGGGATCGATTTTTCCGAAGCCTTGCTGGAAGGCATGCTGGGACTGCTGCTTTTTGCGGGCGCGCTTCATGTCAAAATAGGAGATCTGAGACAGCAGTGGCGGGTCGTCTTTCTGATGGCTACTCTGGGCATTGCGCTGTCTACCTTGATTGTTGGCTTCGGCTTTTCCTGGTTGACGGGCATGCCCTTGATGATGGCGCTGGTGTTCGGGGCGCTGATCTCTCCTACCGATCCGGTGGCGGTACTTGGAGTATTGCGCGAAGCCGAGCTGCCCAAAGCGCTGGAGACGAAGATTGCCGGCGAAAGTCTGTTTAACGATGGTGTCGGCTACGTGGTGTTTCTGGTGCTTGTCGGACTGGCCTTCCCGCATGGTGAGTCCCATGGCGCAGCTGGCAGCCCGCTGGCCAATGCCGCGCTGCTGTTCTTTCAGGAAGCCGTGGGCGGCGCTGTGCTCGGGCTCGTGCTTGGGTGGCTGACGTTCCGCGTGATGCGCCGGATTGATGATTATGCTCTTGAAGTGCTCTTGACGCTTGGCTTGGCGTTCGGGGGATATGAACTTGCCGTTTGGCTACACGTCTCGGCCCCGATTATGGCTGTCTGTGCGGGACTATTGATCGGAGATGTGGGAACGGCGAAGGGAATGTCCGAACAGACGCGCACCTACGTCGCGGGATTTTGGGAATTGATTGACGAAATTCTTAATGCGGTCTTGTTCCTGCTGATCGGCTTTGAGGTTTTTGCGATCGTTTTTGCTGATAATATTCTTTTCACAGCCGCTGCCGCCATTGCGCTGGCACTTGTGGCCCGTTTGGTGGCGGTGGCAGTGCCCGTAATGCTGCTGCGCCCCTTCCGAAGCTTCAACGCAGGCGTGGTACCGATCATGACGTGGGGCGGATTGAAGGGCGGCATTTCCGTTGCTTTGGCGCTGTCCCTGCCGGAAAGCGAATGGAAGCCGCTGATTCTGACTTGCACCTATGTGATCGTCGTCTTCTCCATCATTGTTCAGGGGCTGACGGTGGCAAAGCTGGCCAACCGCGTCGGGCGCGCGCCCGACATGGTCTGA
- the pgi gene encoding glucose-6-phosphate isomerase has protein sequence MTHWQTLSDQHAAVTERKITDLFKASDRESDFTAQAGDMYFDYSKTNIDAATRETLLALARDAQVEARREEMFSGVHINETEDRAVLHTALRNLDGDAVMVDGENVMPAIHDTLAAMRSFATEVRSGSYTDVINIGIGGSDLGPAMAVRALAPYHDGPRCHFVSNVDGADIADTLRGLNAKTTLVIVASKTFTTIETMTNARTARAWMTDHGGDPQKQFAALSTAQDKTADFGIDPSRVFGFEDWVGGRYSVWGPIGLSLMIAIGPKAFDAFLRGAQAMDVHFRAADLQENLPVLLALVGIWHNQIGGHATRAVLPYDERLGLLPNYLQQLEMESNGKGVLRSGADSPRHTGPVVWGAAGTNGQHAFYQLIHQGTRVIPCEFLLAAEGHEPELAHHHQLLVANCLAQSKALMQGRSLEEATKIAATKGFTGPDLDRQARHRVFPGNRPSTTLLYPKLDPFTLGQIIALYEHRVFVEGIILDIISFDQWGVELGKELATSLQPVVEGTKDASEEDGSTAALIDYIRRHGT, from the coding sequence ATGACGCACTGGCAAACTCTGAGCGATCAACACGCCGCCGTCACCGAACGCAAGATCACCGATCTTTTCAAAGCGTCCGACCGGGAGAGCGATTTCACGGCTCAGGCCGGTGACATGTACTTTGACTACTCCAAAACCAACATCGATGCGGCAACCCGCGAAACACTGCTCGCGCTGGCTCGCGATGCACAAGTGGAAGCGCGCCGTGAAGAAATGTTCAGTGGCGTCCACATAAACGAGACAGAAGACCGCGCTGTGCTGCACACGGCGCTGCGCAATCTTGATGGTGACGCGGTGATGGTCGACGGTGAAAACGTCATGCCCGCCATTCATGATACGCTTGCTGCCATGCGCAGCTTTGCAACGGAAGTGCGCAGTGGCAGCTACACTGATGTGATCAACATTGGCATTGGCGGCTCTGATCTGGGGCCAGCCATGGCCGTGCGTGCCCTTGCGCCATACCACGACGGGCCGCGCTGCCACTTTGTGTCAAACGTAGACGGCGCAGACATTGCTGACACCCTGCGCGGGCTGAACGCAAAGACAACGCTGGTGATCGTCGCGTCAAAGACATTTACCACCATCGAAACCATGACAAATGCGCGCACAGCCCGCGCATGGATGACCGATCACGGCGGTGATCCGCAAAAGCAGTTCGCAGCCCTGAGTACGGCGCAGGACAAGACGGCAGACTTCGGCATTGATCCGTCCCGCGTTTTCGGATTCGAGGATTGGGTTGGCGGTCGTTACTCTGTCTGGGGACCAATCGGGCTGTCACTGATGATAGCTATCGGGCCGAAAGCCTTTGACGCCTTTCTGCGCGGTGCGCAGGCGATGGATGTCCACTTCCGCGCTGCAGACCTGCAAGAGAACTTGCCAGTTCTGCTGGCGCTCGTCGGGATATGGCACAATCAAATCGGTGGACATGCCACCCGTGCGGTGTTGCCCTACGACGAACGTCTTGGCCTGCTCCCCAACTACCTGCAACAGCTTGAAATGGAGTCAAACGGAAAAGGCGTTTTGCGGAGCGGCGCAGATAGCCCGCGCCACACCGGTCCCGTTGTCTGGGGCGCTGCGGGCACCAACGGCCAACACGCTTTTTACCAGCTCATCCATCAAGGCACTCGTGTGATCCCTTGCGAATTCTTACTCGCAGCCGAAGGACACGAACCGGAGCTGGCCCACCACCACCAATTGCTCGTCGCAAACTGCTTGGCGCAGTCCAAAGCTCTCATGCAGGGTCGATCACTGGAAGAAGCCACAAAAATCGCCGCGACTAAAGGTTTCACAGGTCCCGATCTTGACCGTCAGGCGCGCCACCGTGTTTTTCCCGGCAATCGCCCTTCTACCACCTTGCTTTATCCAAAGCTGGACCCTTTCACTCTGGGCCAGATCATCGCGCTCTATGAGCACCGCGTCTTTGTCGAAGGGATTATTCTCGATATTATCTCGTTCGACCAATGGGGTGTGGAATTGGGAAAAGAGCTGGCAACATCGCTACAGCCCGTCGTCGAAGGGACAAAAGACGCCTCAGAAGAAGATGGGTCAACAGCCGCGCTGATTGACTATATTCGGCGCCACGGTACCTGA
- the pgl gene encoding 6-phosphogluconolactonase encodes MKLIEYPTRDGMMAKVAETLADALRAALAQRDKVSLAVPGGTTPGPVFDALCEAPLDWSRVHVLLSDERWVPETDAQSNAALIRARLMTGPAAAASFTPYFTADSDIETAARDLSGQLSPLLPLDVLLLGMGADMHTASLFPSADGLEAAMSDDAQMFLPITVPNQETRRFTLTAPALRNAKATHLLITGDDKRAALDRARMLPAHQAPVQTVLDNATIHWSAI; translated from the coding sequence ATGAAACTGATAGAATACCCAACCCGCGACGGCATGATGGCGAAAGTTGCCGAAACACTGGCAGACGCCTTGCGCGCGGCTCTCGCTCAGCGCGACAAGGTCAGCCTTGCCGTGCCTGGCGGAACCACACCCGGACCTGTGTTTGACGCGCTTTGCGAAGCACCGCTTGATTGGTCCCGTGTTCACGTGCTGCTCTCGGACGAACGCTGGGTGCCGGAGACAGACGCGCAATCCAACGCGGCGCTTATTCGCGCCCGCTTGATGACAGGCCCTGCCGCCGCCGCCAGTTTCACACCGTATTTCACCGCTGATAGTGATATCGAAACAGCTGCGCGCGACTTGTCCGGCCAGCTTTCGCCCTTGCTGCCACTGGATGTCCTTTTGCTGGGGATGGGCGCCGATATGCACACAGCTTCCCTTTTTCCAAGTGCCGATGGCCTTGAAGCCGCGATGTCCGATGATGCGCAGATGTTCCTTCCCATAACAGTTCCGAACCAAGAAACGCGGCGGTTTACCCTGACCGCACCGGCCTTGCGCAATGCAAAGGCGACGCATCTGTTGATCACCGGCGATGACAAACGTGCCGCACTTGATCGGGCCCGAATGCTGCCTGCCCATCAAGCCCCCGTTCAAACCGTGCTGGACAATGCCACTATCCATTGGAGCGCGATATGA